The DNA window ttcatgcatattgaggagagtctgtggaggaGTATGGAGtgagagatggtgtcaaaggctgcactgaggtcaaggagaatgacaatgtAGAGCAagccagagtcagcagccatgaaGAGGTCATTAGTATTTTTTACGATGGCAGTTACACACGTCACACTGGTTATACGTATAGGACTTTATCCCTGATGTCAGTAATCTGCCCTACTGGGCACTCATCTAGCTGAGACACACTGGGCTACTTCATGACGATGCATGCTGTGCAGATCTGTGCTATGCACATGTGCACTGCAACATCTTAAGCATTCTGGTTAGAAGTTGTGTCCACAGCGCTGTTTATGGGAGGTGTCTTCTGCTCCACAGCCATGTCACGTGGTGTCAAGTCAACAGGTGCGATCGatatgtcgtcaacgcatgcatgggcatttagacagcaatgcaccctggatgaaaatgctggatgacggttagatttcctgtcaaacttcgaaatttcgtcgatgttgcgtcgacaaggtgacatgtcacatggtgtcaaactatcgcgggatgaatgcgactgcagttagatcttgcaacctctgcagttgcttatccccttcaacgctcgtctgcggactgcctctgaggtcacgcgcccatgaactggttggtcaacaactcactcacgtgtgtatatgggtcttgtctcaaacctctacacaagtttgtgcaggtccccacttcagctcctcctcactgcctgtccccccactcctcacacgtgctGTGTTAGTAGaacaaaccggtgcgagctcatcgtctcgttcatatttgtggccgactgtaaatgcgctgtatttaataacacccacatcgtgacaacaagttctccctcacgcccttcgtcaatgttgattgacagcaacaaagtcgtatggggctattgtTAGAACAGCttctctgctgctctgctgtgcaGCAACCCTGATTTCGCTGCGATAGCATGGGACCTCCTCTATGGCATCAGAAATCTCCCCTCATTGGCACTCATCTAGCTGACGTGTGTGCGGTCCACATGTTAGCCAAGATGTTTATTGCTTGCTCCAAGCAGGCGCGTggtgttttcttttttatctttGGAGGTTGTGTTAGATATTTCACTCCATCTTGGTTGCGGAGCATTTATCCCTGCCTTCCAAAGAAGAAGTcttgggctgaatctcaaatggtgcacttgtgcacttcagtgttcatgtttcagtgcgcatgccgtattagttacgcactgaaacatagtgcccgaagtgcacaagagcaccatttgagatccagccttgTTTTCACTAGCAGCCTGCATCAGTGCAAACAAGTCTTATGGAAATTtcttgacagacacacaccctctgtcCCGCCCACTCAGTTTGCACTATTTGAGTCTACCATCAAGTTACaatagcttttttttaaaaaggtctcTCATCTCAGCCAACGCATCCCAAGGTCCTTTACGCTTCAGCATCTCACTGAAAGGCCTTTCTTCTCCTCACTGGTATTACAGTTGTAAGTAAACTTACAAAATAAATTGCTTGTTGATTTTAGCAGATagtaaaataaatgtatttgaatTAGGAATTGATGAAGTAAACCAATATTGTGGGGCTCAATTAAACTTGCACATGATGTCTGATCTGCTGAAAGATGCGTCAAATTGCATCAAATTAAATGTGTGCTTTTGTATTGTTTGTTTTGGGGGGTTTGAGCATTTATTGTGACATAAcagtgaagatggagacaggaaactaCTGATAGAGAGATACGGGTGCAACTTCCTCCAGTCTTCTTCTTCCTGTTACTTGTGGCCTCGGAGTTTAGTCAGTATTTtgtaaaagcacaattcaaaaggtccttgggtgcatcccaatatgtgaccttgcctcctccacttgcctcctccacttgcttctcgtcatgatgacatcactgacaacagcattatatttcaatatcttgcaaaagctcaattgtaaagtctttttctcatttgcaattgggatggtgaatgaaaaacagtccctcaaaagttgttgtggcgaggctgacagctgggaaacttaatcgttttctccacggaggaggggccaggaggcgggatgaggagacaagcacaagtggaggaggcaaggacacatattgggatgcaccccttgtcTCATTGCCAATCACGATGTTGCCTAGGGAAAAGTCTCTCGTAAGTTGCTCTGTTTAGGTtcccagctgggaaacttaattgttttcctcACGGAGGGTGGGCAACAGCTAGGCAAGAGGCCAACTCCAATATGATGCCTATATAAAAGTGGGCATGGCAACGCCCCATAACTTTTGCTTTTTGTGTATTCCACAGGCCTCCTAGACCACCACAGGCTTGCACATGAAAAGATGAGCAACATTGAAGAGTTAATTGATACTACAACATTGGACTACTACAGTGAATACAACCCTGATCTCTCAGAAATACATGATGTCATTGACGAAATACATCCATACGAAATATATCCAGACCTTGAGGTCTGTATGGAACCACCAGATCTCAGCTACTTCTACTACACCATCTTCACCCTAAGCATTCTGGGTAATGGCCTGGTGCTATTCGTGCTCATCAAGTTCGATCGTGCCTGCACTGTTAACAACATCTTAATGTCCAATCTGGTGGCTTCCAATCTGGTCTTCACCTGCACTCTCCCCATCTGGGCTGTCTACCAAGACAGGGAGTGGACTTTTGGCCCTGCTCTGTGCAAGCTGGTTGGTGCGACAACCTACGTGGGGTTCCACAGCTCTGTTCTCTTCCTGACTCTGGTGACCATCCACCGTTACTTGGCTGTGGTTCATGCTGTGGCCATGCATAACCAACAACACAAGAACCGCTACGCTGTGGTGGCTTCAGTTGTGGTGTGGCTCACCTGTGGGCTGGCAGGTGTGGCTCCACTGACACGTTACAAGGTGAGCAGGCATTAAGAGTCCTGTTCATGAAGTTTTGCTGTGAGAAACGGGCTGCTTTTTTAGAGCCTGAGCAGGAAGTTGATTGCTTTGCATAGGAAGTATGGAGTGAATATCATGTGTTAAAAGTCCTAGGATTTTTTTTCAGTCAAGCCACAGGCCCACATTTTTTGTAGTTGTGATTATTTAGAACATCACCTCATCTTAAATATATTAGTCTGTTAAGATTCTCATTCAACCttggtgatttttttgtttgtttgtgattattattatttgtgaAAAGATTATTATTACTTAGAATATA is part of the Engraulis encrasicolus isolate BLACKSEA-1 chromosome 9, IST_EnEncr_1.0, whole genome shotgun sequence genome and encodes:
- the LOC134456123 gene encoding chemokine XC receptor 1-like — its product is MEPPDLSYFYYTIFTLSILGNGLVLFVLIKFDRACTVNNILMSNLVASNLVFTCTLPIWAVYQDREWTFGPALCKLVGATTYVGFHSSVLFLTLVTIHRYLAVVHAVAMHNQQHKNRYAVVASVVVWLTCGLAGVAPLTRYKVSQNWNCVDDLDPSWKPFIIYLHFVAFFLLPLVVVVYCYVRIIITVVFARMSGKHRTLLIVFIILVLFFACWAPRSILQVVNKQSFSCRTLGYTSYITKKIAYLYFCINPVFYVFLKRKFKDYVCGLPL